The segment TGGCAGATCAAAAAGGTCATATAATAAAATGTAGGAAAGAAGACCAAAAACATACTGTACAAAACATCTCTTTGCTAATATATAAACAGGAAATGCTCAAAGTAAATGACTTAATATGTTATCACTCATAAATCATGTTACCTTTAAAATAAGTGACACAATTTGATGAAGGGCATTCTCCGCGTCACTGAACATATCATCATTGTCCCTGGAGCTAATGATAATTACTCGCTCTTCATGACGCTGCAAATACCAAATGCATAACAGCATAAGTAGTGTTATTAAAAGTGAGCGATGAAAGCAGGAAGCGAAGCTAATGCATTTTTGCAGTGAAGAAAGGCAATGGTGAAAAAGAGAGCACTTCAGTTCCAACTAAATTTTTCATGTCCTTCTGTTGTTATTCCTATTGAACTGTTGGATATCTATCTatgcatatttaatatttttttgtttttgtactAAATAGTGCTTTAGTTGGAAAAGACGTGTGCCTGCTTTAGGTTACTCGCTTGGGTGAAACGAGCCCTTGTCCCCTTTTCCGCTTCTCATTCTCCAAAACACTGACAGAGAAGTAAATTCTCTATGCTTAGTCTGACATTGAGTAATTGAGAACCAAAACCAACATGCCAAACAACAACTAAGCCTCAATCCTAAACCCAAATTGCAGCAAGTTATATGATCCTCACTGATCTTCACTAGAGCTCATCTCATACCAACACACTTCATTGATCAATAGGGAATTCAGCCAACagttcaacaaaaataatttctcaaaTAGTCAAATTCCTTCAATTCAACGAAGTTTGTCTTGAATTTTCTCAATTGGATTCCACAAATTCTCAAACTTGGACAAATGCAATGGCAAAATAGCCCTAATTTTGGCATACAATCAATTTCGAGCTTCCAagaatttaacaattaataacaCAAAACATCAACACAGAACAAGAAATGGCATAACTCACAGCGATAGCATCAGCAACTTTGATAGTAGCTTTAGTTTCTTCACGAATCTTCTGTATACGATGCCCTGCTTTACCAATAACTTTCCCGATCTGTCTTGAAGGAACAACAATACGGTACACTACATCTTGAGAAACCTTAACCCGCTTCTTCAACGGCGGCACATCGTCACCAGACAAACCAGCCTCGTCCGTGGCGGCAGGGGCGTATTCCTCCCGTGAACGTTTAGCGGTGGCGGAACGATTCGTTTCATCATCTGACGGTCGAGAAACAACGGCGGCAGCCGGCGGTGGGGATCCCGGAGGAGGAGGATTAGGGCTAGGGTTTATGGAGGTTTCGATTTGCTGCGAATTAGCCATTGGAGGATAATAGGACAGGAAAGGGAAGAGTGAAGAAAGATGGAGGGAGATGAAAGAGAAAGATATAAcaaagttttatatatttttgtttagtgTTTGGGTTtgagaaaattatcaaaatggtccTTCAATGTATGAGGTTTAGTCTCATTTGGTCcttaatgaataaatatataatgaaaataattcttaataTATTTTACCATAATGgtactaaattatattttaaccAATGGTAAGTTTTGATGTCAAAATATGAGAGGTCTTCAACATCTTCCTCCACACACaatctatttaatttaaatctaaaatattttagactatttttttttgtctttatttgaatatatatttttataagttgtattcttttaaaattttattgctctattaaattctttttgtatgattttctaaacttaagattaattttttacgtaagttttgaattgaattaaatattataaaactgTAATTTATCTATAACGTAAAATGTACATAACGAAGAGATTTTGATAATAAGAATTAATATCAACTTACTTTATTTTGTGAATAttgctttaaaaaaaaagataaatagcGTTTTTTGACCTATtaaaaatgactaaaaatatTTCCTCCTatttattaaatcaaatttgtgaataaaaaaaactcatatatGTATAACTTAATAGAAATGACTCAAAATGACTTaagaaagaaatgatggatCAAACATACAAATACTAATATTACAGGGATGATACTGCAACTTCTTCAATTGTTCCAAAACAGTCAAAACCCACTGGCGATCGATCCCTTGTGCAGTTCAGTTCAAGAAAAGCCGACAAACTCACCGGAATGTCCTCCGTCAATACTCGCCGGAGGTAAACATTTTTCTACTGAATTCTATATAGAACTACTGAAACGCTACTTCCCAACCCAATCACCAGAAATGCTCTCTCGTTGTAAAACCCCAACACTTCAATCCCTCTGTGTAACTCTCAAGCTCCAATTTTTCTCTACAAATGCACACCAAAAGCTTCCAACACTGTCCAAGATTCCAGCAAAATATAGGCCCCAAGCGATTTTACAAGCTCAAGAAGTACTCACTGAATACTTCCATTGCACTAGATCCTTACCCTTCTGTTTTGCTGAGTACATGGGTAAAAACTCGCGATTTTCCCTTTTGGCTCTTGTTTCTAAAGTCCCATTTTCTCGTAATCGGTTTCCCAATTCAATTCAGAGGTTCTTAAGGTACCACCCCATTAATgaatttgagtttttctttgAGAGCATTGGTATAAATCACGTAGAAATTAGTTCTATGTTGCATGTGAACAAATGCTTCTTGTGTGAAGACAGTAAAGTTTTTGATGCTTCTTGTTCTCTTGCTTGTTATGGTTTCCCCTGGAACAAATTGTGTATTTTGTACAAAGGGGATGTTTCAATTTTTAGTAAAGAGCCTTATGAATTGGAAGAGAGGCTTTCGTATATTGAACGATATGGGTTTTGTAATGTTGCTGTTATTGGTATTTCCCTAGCTTTCCCATATGTCCTGGGTGAAAAGAGTGAGGATGAAATTGGTATGCTGTTTGATGATTTGAAAAGGGTGTTTCTGGATTTTGATCTTGCAAGTTCTGTAGAGGGAAATGTAAATGCTTGGTTTGAGATTTGTAGGAAAATTGCAATGTTTTATGAATTGGGTTGTGAGAAAGGGAAGATTGGTGAATCGATGGGAAGAAATAAAAGCATTTTTATTGATTACTCTGAAGAGGTTTTGGCTAaaaagattgattttttttgtagactAGACGTGAGAAAAGAAGAGATTGGACTTTTAGTTCTATCGAAGCCTgagattttgagttttgatttggaagttCGTATGATTTCGACGGTAGGATTTTTGAAACATTTTGGATTGGGTGTAAATAAACGAAAATTGATTGCCCAAACATACCAATACATTATGGGTAGAAATAGAATAGCTAATGTACCTCATGTTTTGAGATCATTGGATCTAAATGAATGGTTCTTTGACAGACTAAAAAATGGTGGTCATAGTCTTTTAGGTAACTATGTTATTGGCAGTGTTGAAGACTTTGACGAAGATTATGCAGAGCATTTGCAGAAAATTCAGGCGACGAGAACACCCTTTCATACCCttcataaattaaatttcttgcATGGGATTGGTTTTGGAGAAAACAAGGTGACTATGAAAGTGTTGTCTCTGTTGCATGGTCCAGGTGATGAGTTACAGGAACGGTTTGATTGCCTACTTCGTGGTGGAATTAAGTTATCGACACTCTGCAAAATGCTTACAACGTGTCCAAAGATTCTGAACCAGAAAGCTGAATTTCTtgagcaaaaaataaaatttcttttccTGGATATGGGATTATCACAGAAGGAGCTTTGTGCTTTCCCATCCTGTTTATGTTATGACTTGGAGAAGAGGATTATGCCCCGTTGCCGATTCCATAAGTGGCTTAGAGAACAGGATTGGTGTCGATATAAATATTCTCTTGCAAGTATTGTTGCCACTAGTGATAAAATGTTTATGGCTCGCATCTCTGACATTCATCCAGATGCCCCTAAAAAGTGGTCTGATAGTTTCTCAAAGGAAAATGACTCAATAAGTTGCTAAGGCACATCAGAGTGCTTATTGTTGGTCAATCTTTTAGATGGTTATCAAATGAAAAGATTTTGACTTGTACATCCTTCTTGTGTT is part of the Solanum lycopersicum chromosome 1, SLM_r2.1 genome and harbors:
- the LOC101250749 gene encoding transcription termination factor MTEF18, mitochondrial, which produces MILQLLQLFQNSQNPLAIDPLCSSVQEKPTNSPECPPSILAGGKHFSTEFYIELLKRYFPTQSPEMLSRCKTPTLQSLCVTLKLQFFSTNAHQKLPTLSKIPAKYRPQAILQAQEVLTEYFHCTRSLPFCFAEYMGKNSRFSLLALVSKVPFSRNRFPNSIQRFLRYHPINEFEFFFESIGINHVEISSMLHVNKCFLCEDSKVFDASCSLACYGFPWNKLCILYKGDVSIFSKEPYELEERLSYIERYGFCNVAVIGISLAFPYVLGEKSEDEIGMLFDDLKRVFLDFDLASSVEGNVNAWFEICRKIAMFYELGCEKGKIGESMGRNKSIFIDYSEEVLAKKIDFFCRLDVRKEEIGLLVLSKPEILSFDLEVRMISTVGFLKHFGLGVNKRKLIAQTYQYIMGRNRIANVPHVLRSLDLNEWFFDRLKNGGHSLLGNYVIGSVEDFDEDYAEHLQKIQATRTPFHTLHKLNFLHGIGFGENKVTMKVLSLLHGPGDELQERFDCLLRGGIKLSTLCKMLTTCPKILNQKAEFLEQKIKFLFLDMGLSQKELCAFPSCLCYDLEKRIMPRCRFHKWLREQDWCRYKYSLASIVATSDKMFMARISDIHPDAPKKWSDSFSKENDSISC